The proteins below are encoded in one region of Manis javanica isolate MJ-LG chromosome 8, MJ_LKY, whole genome shotgun sequence:
- the DIS3L gene encoding DIS3-like exonuclease 1 isoform X2, translating into MEKWQTRSIYSAAVWYYHHCQDKMPIVMVTEDEEAIQQYGSETEGVFVISFKNYLDNFWPDLKAAHELCESILQSRRERENESQESHGKEYPEHLPLEVLEAGIKSGRYTQGTLSVNKHRAQIEAFVRLQGASSKDSGLVSDILIHGMKARNRSIHGDVVVVELLPKNEWKGRTAALCENDSDDKVSGESPSEPMPTGRVVGILQKNWRDYVVTFPSREEVQSQGKNAQKILVTPWDYRIPKIRISTQQAEALQDFRVVVRIDSWESTSVYPNGHFVRVLGRIGDLEGEIATILVENSISVIPFSEAQMCEMPVNTPECPWKVSPEEERDRKDLRKTHLVFSIDPEGCEDVDDTLSVRTLNNGNLELGVHIADVTHFVAPDSYIDIEARTRATTYYLADRRYDMLPSVLSADLCSLLGGVDRYAVSVMWELDKTSYEIKKVWYGRTIVQSAYKLCYEAAQELLDGNFSIVHDFPEFRDLGEKSRQAKLEELVWAIGKLTDIARHVRAKRDRCGALELEGVEVRVQLDEQKNIHDLIPKQPLEVHETVAECMILANHWVAKKIWESLPHQALLRRHPPPHQEFFSELRECAKAKGFFIDTRSNKTLADSLDNANDPNDPIVNRLLRSMATQAMSNALYFSTGSFTEEEFHHYGLALDKYTHFTSPIRRYSDIIVHRLLMAAISKDKKMEIKEGLLSNKDLEELCRHINNRNRAAQNSQKQSTELFQCMYFKDKDPETEERCISDGVIYSIRTNGVLVFIPRFGIKGAAYLKNKDGLVISCGPDSCSEWKSGSLQRFQNKITSTTTGGESVTFHLFDHVTVRISVQASRCHSDTIRLEIIRNKPYMMPDTDLFRQSSLLLKNDLVKEVTRSVEEAQLAQEVKVNVIQEDDQKYCQTKGRSLYTLLEEIRDLALLDVSNSYGV; encoded by the exons AATTACCTGGACAATTTTTGGCCTGATTTAAAGGCTGCCCATGAGCTTTGTGAGTCCATCCTTCAATCTCGACGGGAAAGAGAGAACGAGAGTCAGGAGAGCCACGGAAAGGAGTACCCAGAACATCTCCCCCTGGAAGTCTTGGAAGCCGGCATTAAATCCGGACGCTACACCCAG gGAACTCTGAGCGTCAACAAACACAGAGCACAAATAGAAGCCTTTGTTCGACTTCAAGGAGCCAGCAGTAAAGATTCAG GCTTAGTCAGTGACATCCTAATCCACGGGATGAAGGCTCGGAACCGCTCCATCCATGGGGACGTGGTGGTTGTGGAACTGCTCCCTAAAAACGAATGGAAAGGAAGAACCGCTGCCCTGTGTGAAAACGACAGTGATGACAAGGTGTCGGGAGAGTCCCCGAGTGAGCCCATGCCCACAG GCAGAGTGGTGGGCATCCTTCAGAAGAACTGGCGGGATTATGTGGTGACATTTCCATCCAGAGAAGAGGTCCAATCCCAGGGAAAAAATGCTCAGAAAATCCTAGTTACCCCTTGGGATTACAGAATTCCCAAAATCCGAATCAGCACTCAGCAAGCAGAAGCCCTCCAG GACTTCAGGGTGGTTGTGCGCATCGATTCCTGGGAGTCGACATCTGTGTATCCAAATGGACATTTTGTGCGCGTTTTAGGAAGAATAGGAGATCTGGAAGGGGAAATTGCAACCATCCTCGTGGAAAACAGCATTTCAGTCATCCCTTTCTCCGAAGCTCAG ATGTGTGAGATGCCAGTAAACACACCAGAGTGTCCCTGGAAGGTGAGTCCTGAAGAGGAACGAGATCGTAAAGACTTGAGGAAAACCCATCTGGTATTCAGCATTGACCCCGAAGGATGTGAAGATGTGGATGACACACTCTCAGTCAGAACCTTAAATAATGGCAACCTGGAACTTGGGGTCCACATTGCAGATGTAACACACTTTGTGGCGCCAGATTCGTACATTGATATTGAAGCTAGAACAAG GGCCACCACTTATTACTTAGCAGATCGTCGCTATGACATGCTACCCTCCGTCCTCAGCGCTGATTTGTGCTCCCTCCTGGGGGGCGTTGATAG GTATGCTGTAAGTGTCATGTGGGAATTGGATAAAACCTCCTATGAAATCAAGAAAGTGTGGTATGGCAGAACCATTGTTCAGTCAGCATACAAGCTGTGCTATGAAGCAGCCCAGGAATTACTGGATGGAAACTTCAGCATCGTTCATGATTTTCCAGAATTCAGAGACTTGGGTGAGAAAAGCAGACAAGCCAAGCTAGAGGAGTTGGTGTGGGCAATTGGAAAGTTGACCGACATAGCACGCCACGTCCGCGCTAAACGAGACCGGTGCGGCGCCCTGGAGCTGGAAGGAGTAGAGGTCCGTGTGCAGCTGGATGAGCAGAAGAACATCCATGACCTCATCCCCAAGCAGCCTCTGGAAGTCCATGAGACGGTGGCCGAGTGCATGATCCTGGCCAACCACTGGGTGGCCAAGAAGATCTGGGAGAGCCTCCCCCATCAGGCTTTGCTGCGCCGACACCCTCCTCCACACCAGGAGTTTTTTTCTGAACTGCGAGAATGTGCTAAAGCAAAAGGCTTCTTTATAGATACACG GTCCAATAAAACTCTGGCTGATTCTCTGGATAATGCGAATGACCCCAACGATCCCATTGTGAACAGGTTGCTTAGATCTATGGCTACGCAGGCCATGTCTAATGCACTGTATTTCTCCACTGGATCGTTCACAGAGGAAGAATTCCATCATTACG GTCTTGCATTAGATAAATATACTCACTTTACTTCTCCAATAAGAAGATACTCAGATATTATAGTACACCGGTTGCTAATGGCAGCTAtttcaaaagataagaaaatggaaattaaggaAGGTTTGCTCAGCAACAAAGACCTTGAGGAATTATGCAGACACATCAACAACAGAAACCGA GCAGCACAGAATTCCCAGAAGCAGTCTACTGAGCTCTTCCAGTGCATGTACTTTAAAGACAAAGACCCAGAAACTGAGGAGCGTTGCATATCTGATGGGGTTATTTATTCCATTAGGACAAATGGTGTGCTCGTATTTATACCAAG GTTTGGGATTAAAGGTGCTgcttatctaaaaaataaagatggtCTGGTGATCTCATGTGGCCCAGATAGCTGTTCTGAATGGAAATCAGGATCCCTTCAacgatttcaaaacaaaatcacCTCTACCACAACAGGAGGGGAATCTGTTACATTCCATTTGTTTGATCACGTAACA GTGAGAATATCTGTACAGGCCTCACGTTGTCACTCTGATACAATCAGGCTTGAGATAATAAGAAACAAACCATACATGATGCCAGATACAGACCTTTTTCGTCAGAGTTCCCTCTTGCTAAAGAATGACTTAGTGAAAGAAGTGACGAGATCTGTGGAGGAGGCTCAGCTTGCCCAAGAAGTCAAAGTAAACGTCATTCAGGAAGACGACCAAAAATACTGCCAAACAAAGGGAAGAAGCCTTTATACTCTTCTAGAGGAAATAAGGGACCTGGCTCTCCTAGATGTCTCAAACAGTTATGGAGTGTGA